A genomic segment from Glycine max cultivar Williams 82 chromosome 1, Glycine_max_v4.0, whole genome shotgun sequence encodes:
- the LOC100781433 gene encoding uncharacterized protein, whose amino-acid sequence MMLRTTEKVCYTPDFNEKPIMFLNQTTVGVGGGGGNKKRVTGTWTFRFQKDPKFSPVRFLQQLGAKVASAIRVVSMRRRSSRKVSSSSLVRTRSVSDPTDSHRAKAVEDCIEFLHSSSSRERPSSVSESSL is encoded by the coding sequence ATGATGTTGAGAACAACTGAAAAGGTGTGCTATACTCCTGATTTTAACGAGAAACCAATCATGTTTCTCAACCAAACAACTGttggtgttggtggtggtggtggaaacAAGAAGAGGGTCACAGGAACTTGGACTTTCAGATTTCAAAAAGACCCTAAATTTTCACCTGTTAGATTCTTGCAGCAACTAGGAGCAAAAGTGGCAAGTGCTATAAGAGTTGTTTCCATGAGAAGGAGGTCCTCTAGGAAGGTTTCTTCATCCTCTTTGGTCAGAACACGTTCGGTGTCAGACCCCACTGATTCACATCGTGCCAAAGCTGTGGAGGATTGCATTGAGTTCTTACATTCTTCTTCATCTAGGGAGAGACCCAGTTCAGTTTCTGAAAGTTCTCTCTAG